From Medicago truncatula cultivar Jemalong A17 chromosome 7, MtrunA17r5.0-ANR, whole genome shotgun sequence, a single genomic window includes:
- the LOC120577097 gene encoding polygalacturonase — protein sequence MAITMDYILGTKYILVISCILYITLLGSSNAAPTTTYNVIKFGAKPDGKTDSTIQFVNAWKSACASLIPATIYVPKGRYLLKNINFRGPCKRKVTFLNGGTLVAPEDYREIGNLGSWILFNHVDNLVVSGGKLDGKGAGFWNCRRSGKNCPIGARTMSFDWVNNLVVSGITSINSQLSHLVINNCNDVVVKNVKLIAPDKSPNTDGIHVQYSNRVTINGCIMQTGDDCISIGDATYNLLMSNIKCGPGHGVSIGSLGQKVEEKGVENVTLTNAIFYGSDNGVRIKSWARPSNGFVKNVLFQNIMMNNVENPIIIDQNYCPNNLGCPGQTSGIKISQVTYKNIHGSSATKEALTFDCSPSTPCQGIKLEDINLSYNKKAATSSCKNIGGTSSGTLVPESCLSN from the exons ATGGCTATTACAATGGATTATATTTTAGGTACAAAATACATCTTGGTAATTTCATGTATCTTATACATTACATTGTTAGGTTCATCAAATGCAGCTCCAACTACTACTTACAATGTAATTAAATTTGGAGCAAAACCAGATGGAAAAACTGATTCAACAATACAATTTGTAAATGCTTGGAAATCAGCATGTGCTAGTTTAATTCCTGCAACAATTTATGTGCCAAAAGGGAGGTACTTGTTgaaaaacattaatttcagAGGGCCATGTAAGAGAAAGGTGACATTCCTTAATGGTGGAACTCTTGTGGCTCCTGAAGATTACAGGGAAATTGGAAATTTAGGGTCTTGGATTTTGTTTAATCATGTTGATAATCTTGTTGTTTCTGGTGGGAAATTGGATGGTAAAGGTGCTGGATTTTGGAATTGTAGGAGGTCTGGGAAGAATTGTCCTATTGGAGCTAGG acaATGTCATTTGACTGGGTGAATAACCTTGTGGTTAGTGGCATTACTTCAATTAACAGCCAATTAAGTCACCTAGTGATTAACAATTGCAACGATGTTGttgtgaaaaatgtcaaacttaTTGCACCAGACAAGAGCCCAAACACTGATGGAATTCATGTTCAATACTCAAATAGGGTTACTATCAATGGATGTATAATGCAAACAGGGGATGACTGCATATCCATTGGTGATGCCACTTATAATCTCTTAATGTCCAACATAAAATGTGGTCCTGGTCATGGTGTAAG CATTGGAAGTTTGGGACAAAAAGTGGAGGAAAAGGGGGTGGAAAATGTGACACTaacaaatgcaattttttatgGATCGGACAATGGGGTTAGGATAAAATCATGGGCCAGGCCCAGTAATGGCTTCGTCAAGAACGTTTTGTTTCAAAACATCATGATGAACAATGTTGAGAATCCCATCATCATCGATCAGAATTACTGTCCCAACAATCTAGGTTGTCCTGGACAG ACTTCAGGAATTAAGATTAGCCAAGTTACTTATAAGAACATTCATGGAAGTTCAGCAACAAAAGAGGCATTAACATTTGATTGCAGCCCAAGTACACCATGCCAAGGGATCAAATTGGAGGATATAAATTTAAGTTACAACAAGAAAGCTGCAACTTCATCATGTAAGAATATTGGTGGGACGAGCAGTGGAACTCTGGTGCCAGAAAGTTGTCTGTCAAATTAA